From Herbaspirillum sp. WKF16:
CAGGGCGGCTCGACCATCTACACCACCATCGTGATCGCCTTCCTGGGCAGCGTGGTGGCGCCGCGCCACGGCATCTCGCCGGCCGACATGAGCCGCATCGGCACCACCGGCGCGCTGGTGGCCACGCTCTCCAGCGTGGTCACCACGCCCTTCTTCGGCGCGCTGTCGGACCGCCTGGGCCGCCGCACCGTCTACCGCTGGGGCGCCATCTTCATGCTGCTGTGGGCGCTGCCGGCGTGGTGGATGGTCAATACGGGCGACCCGACCTGGGTCACCGTGGCCATGGTCGGCGGCCTGGCGCTGGGTTCCAACAGCATGCTGGGCGCGCAGTGCGCGCACTTCGCCGAGCTGTTCGGCAACCGCTACCGCTACTCGGGCGTGGCGCTCGCGCGCGAGGTCGGCGCGGTGCTCTCGGGCGGCCTGGCGCCGATCCTCGGGATCTACCTGATCGGCAAGGCCGGCGGCGCGTTCTGGGTAATGGGCGTCTATACCGTCGTGCTGTCGGCGCTGACGCTGGTGGGCGTGGCGCTGTCGGTCGAAACCCGCGGACGCGACCTGACCGCCCTCGACGACGCCGTGCGCTGATTCACTCAACCAACTTCGGGAGATATCCATGTCCGCAAAATACGCCCTGGTCACCGGGGCCAGTTCGGGAATCGGCCGCGCCGTGGCGCTCGGCCTGCTGGAGGCCGGCTACCACGTGGCGCTGGCGGCGCGCAACCGGCCGGCGCTGGAGGCGGTGATCGCCGAGGCCGGCCCGCAGGCCGCCCGGCGCGCGCTGGCCGTCAGCGCAGACGTCGGCGACGCCGCCTCGGTCGAGGCGTTGTTCGCCCAGGTGGAAGCGCAGTGGGGCCGGCTCGACCTGCTGTTCAACAACGCCGGCGTGTTCACGCCGCAGAGCTCGATCGAGGATCTCGCCGTGGACGACTGGAAGAAAGCCGTCGACATCAACCTGACCGGCTCCTTCCTGTGCACGCGGCAAGCGTTCAGGCTGATGAAGAAGCAGGCGCCGCAGGGCGGGCGCATCATCAACAACGGCTCGATCTCTGCGCACGCGCCGCGTCCGCGGGCGGCCGCCTACACGGCCACCAAGCACGCCATCACCGGCCTGACCAAGGCGGCCTCGCTGGATGGGCGCGCCTACAACATCGCCTGCGGCCAGATCGACATCGGCAACGTGGTCAGCGACATGAGCGAGCTGATGGCCAAGGGCACGCTGCAGGCGGACGGCTCATTGAAGGTGGAGCCGCGCATGGGCATGGACAACGTGGTGCGCGCCATCCTCTACATGGACAGCCTGCCGCTGGACGCCAACGTGCAGTTCATGACCGTGATGGCCAGCCACATGCCCTTCATCGGACGCGGCTAGGAGGATGGCGATGGCAAGCGACAATGGACTGACCCGCTGCGCCTTCTTCCAGGGGCGCATTCGTCCCGGCATGGAAGCGGCGTTCCGACAATACGTGCAAGACACCATGGTGCCGCTGTGGTCGCGCTTCCCGCATCTGCGTGAATTGAGGGTGAGCGGCCAGGAGAGCTCCGACGTCTGGGAGCCGGCCTATCCGCTGGTGATGGCGATGCGCTTCGACAGCCATGCGGAACTGGAACAGGCGCTGGCCTCGCCGGCGCGCGCCGAAAGCCGCCGGGCCTCGGCGCAATTGCTGGAGATGTTCGAGGGCACGGTGTTCCACACGGTCTTCAACAACATCCACATGGCCTGAAGAAAGACACACGCTTTACCGACAAGCGCTGCTGCCAGTTGTGCTTGCTCCTTGGGGGGATATTCCGGAAGGGATAGCCCCCTTTTTTGATCACGCCGCCGCGGGCGCTTGATCACGCCGCCGCGGGCGCGGCGAGGATGGCGCGCAGCTGCTGCTCGAAGGCCTCCGGCGGCTGGCCGCCCTCGATCAGGTAGCGGTCGTTGACGATCACGGCCGGCACGCTGCGTATGCCGCGGCTGGCCCAGAGCGCCTCCTCTTCCTTCACTTCCTGCGCGAAGCGGTCCGAGGCCAGCACCGCGCGCGCCTGGGCGCCGTCCAGCCCGGCCGACTCGGCCAGCGCGGCGAGCACGCCGACGTCATCGATCTTGAGGCCGTCGGTGAAGTAGGCCTTAAGCAGCGCGCGCTTCAAGGTCACCTGCTTGCCCTCCTCCTTGGCCCATGCCAGCAGGCGATGGGCGTCGAAGGTGTTGTAGACGCGCGAGGCGTCGTCGCGGTTCATGGCGAAGCCGACCGTCGCCGCCCGCAGCCGGATCTGCTCGCGGTTGGCGCGCGCCTGCTCGGGCGAGATCCCGTATTTCCCGGTGATGTGCTCCAGTTGCTCCTGGCCATCGGCCGGCATGTTGGGATTGAGTTCGAAGGGATGGAAGGTGATGTCGGCGACAGCCTCCTGGCTGATGCGCTCCAGCGCGGCGTCCAGGCCGCCCAGGCCGACGGCGCACCAGGGGCATACCACGTCGGAGACGAAATCGATTTTCAGGGTCTTGCTCATGATCGGGCACCTCAGGGGTTGGCGCTGCGCACCCTCGGGCGCGAGCGGATGACGGATGGCATGGGCACATGTTACTGAAATCCGGCGCGCCGGTGTTTTCACCGCCCGCTTCTCAATGCGCGGGAGCAGTCCGGCCGCCGTTCAGCCGCCGCTCACCCCCCGTTCTCGCGCGCGCTCTCCAGCAGGAAGTCCCGCAACAGGCGCGCGCTCGGCCCCACTTTCTGCGAGTGCACCAGGTAGATCTCCAGCGGCGCGGTCTGCGCCTCCGGCAGCACCTGCACCAGTTCGCCGGAGGCGATCAGCGCGGCCGCGTCATAGGCCGGCAGGCGGGCGAGGCCTTCGCCGGCCAGCACGAAGGCCAGGCGCGAGGCGGCGCTGTCGGTGGCGATGTCGCCGCGGATGGCGACCTGGAAGTCTTGCTCGCCGGCGCGCACCGTCATGCTCTTCTGGCTGGGCGGGTAGACCACCCAGCGATGCTGGTCGAGCTCCTGCACGGTAGCCGGGGCGCGGTAGCGGCGCAGGTAGGACGGCGCGGCGCACAGCATGGTCGGCTCGCGCACCAGGCGGCGCGCCACCAGCGAGGAATCGGCCAGCGGCCCGGCGCGCACCGCCAGTTCCATGCCCTGCTGCACCAGGTCGACGTTGCTGTCGTTCATCGCCACGTGCAGGCGGATGGCGGGATAGCGGCGCCGGAATTCCAGCAGCGCCGGCAGGATGCGCTTGTTGCCGAAGTGATGCGAACAGGTGATGCGCACTTCGCCGCGCGGCTCGGCGCGCAGCAGCTCCATGCCGCGAATGCCGTCGTGCGCTTCGTCCAGCAGCCGTTCGCAGTGCACGCGGAAGGCTTCGCCGGCCGGCGTCAGGCTGAAGCTGCGCGTGCTGCGCTGGGCCAGCGGCACGCCCAGCTTGGTTTCAAGCGCGCGCACATGATGGCTGACCACCGCGCGCGTCAGGCCCAGGGCGCGGGCGCCGGCGGCGAAGCTGCCGGCCCGCACCACCGTGGCGAAAACCGCCATGGCGCGCAGTTCGTCGAGGATGGGCGAGGCGTCGGCCATGGTCTATTGTATTATTTAGTTTGACATTGAGTCATCATATCAGGATCTACCGCGCATGAGCCGGCTTCCTTATAGTTTGCCTTACCCGCACTGAGTCGGGCTTTCAGACAAAAGGAGCTTCATCATGAGCATCAAAACTGTCCTGTTTATTTTGACAAATGCGGGCGAGATCGGCCCCAACAAGCGCGCCACCGGTTACTTCTTCCCGGAAGTCGCCCACCCGCTGGAGGTGTTCGAGCACGCCGGCGTGGCCGTCGAGTACGCCTCGCCGCTGGGCGGCACGCCGCCGGAAGACGGCTACGACGCCAACGATCCGGCGCAGCTGGCCTTCCGCAACAGCCTGGCGATCCGTCGCATGGCCAGGAGCCGCAAGCTCTCCGAGGTCGACGTGCTGGACTACGACGCCATCTTCTTCCCCGGCGGCCTGGGCCCGATGGTGGACATCGCCGCCGATCCCGAGGTCAAGCGCGCCATCGCCCGCGCCTGGGATGCCGGCAAGATCGTCTCGGCCGTGTGCCACGGCCCGGCCGCCTTCCTGGGCGTGACGCTGGCCGACGGCAGCCCGCTGCTGCGCGGTCGCAAGCTGACCTCGTTCTCCAATGAAGAGGAAGCCAACTATGCCCAGGCCGACGTGCCCTTCCTGCTGGAAGACGCGCTGCGCGCCGAAGGCGCCCACTACAGCGCGACCGATCCGTGGCAATCCAGGGTGGTGGTGGACGGCCGCCTGCTGACCGGCCAGAATCCCGCCTCCGGCGGCCCGCTGGCGCAAGCCATCGTCAAGGCCTTCAACGAGGTGCAGCCATGAGCGCCGCCGACGCCATCACCGTGGTCGCGCGCTGGCAACCGGCCGGCAACGCCCTGGGCGAAGTGCTGTCGCTGGCCGCGGAAATGCGCAAGCGCTCGCTGCAAGAGCCCGGCTGCCTGGGCTACGAGGTGTACCGCAGCCCCGAGGCGCCGGACACGGTTCTGCTGGTGGAGCGCTACCGCGACGCCGCCGCGCTGGAGGCGCACAAGCAGTCGCCGCATTACCAGGCGCTGGTGGTGGAACTGGTGCTGCCGCTGCTGGCCGATCGCAAGGTCGACCTGCTGCGCGCCTGGGTTGCGCCGTAAGCGGCGGCCGGCGCGGCGCCACAAGCCTGCGCGCGGCCAGGCCGACGGGTCCGAACGCTTGCCGGCGTCGGACCCGTTTTTTTTGTCCGGAGCTGCGATAATGCATCGCCCCTCGCCGACCCTTTGACGGAGAACGCCATGCCTACGCCCCGCCTACGCGCCACCCTCGCCGCATCCCTCCTGATCGCCGCCACCCTTCAGGCCGGCGCCCGCGCCGACGACCTGAAGATCCTGGCGGCCGGCGCAATCGCCCCGGTGGTGCGCGCCGTCGCCGCCGATTTCGAGCAGCGCAGCGGCGTGCATGTGACGGTCGAGAACGCCACCGCCGGCGTGATGGACAAACGCATCCGCGGCGGCGAGGCCTTCGATGCGGCCGTGGTGCCGGACGGTGTGCTCGACAAGCTGGGCCGCGACCGTTACGTGCAGCCCGGGAGCGCGCGGCCGATCGCCCGCGTGGGCATCGGCGTGGCCGTGAAGGAAGGCGCGCCGGCCCCGGCCATCGCGACCGTGGCGCAGTTTCGCCGCGCCCTGCTGGATGCCCCGTCGGTGGCGCTGATCGATCCGCAGGCCGGCGGCTCCAGCGGCATCTACCTGGAGTGGCTGTTCTACAAGCTGGGCATCGCCGCGCAGATGCGCGCCAAGCAGGTGCTGGTGCCGGGCGGACTGGTGGCGCAAAAGCTGGTGGACGGCAGCGCCGCGCTGGCGCTGCACCAGGAGAGCGAGATCCTGCAGGTCAAGGGCGCGCGCCTGGTCGGCCCGCTGCCGGCGCCGATCCAGAGCTACACCACCTATGCCGGGGCGATCGGCTCGCACGCCGCGGCGCCCGCCGCCGCCCACGCCTTCCTGACCCTGTTCGCCGCGGCCCCGGCGCGCGAGGAGATGCAGCGGCACGGCATGACGCCGCAATGATGGCGACGCCTACTTCGGCGCCGCTGTCGCCACGTGCGCATTGATCTTCATTTCCGCCGCCTGCCGCTCCAGCACCGCGCGCAGCTCGCCGCGGCTTTGCATCAGCTCCAGTTGCGCGTTGATGCGCGGCAGGTATTTCACGCAGGGGCTCGCCTTGCTCAGCGCGATGAAATTGTCGGTCTCGCTGACGTAGGGCCGCAGCGCGACGAAACGGTCGCTTTGATTGGTCTGGCTCAGGTAGACCTGGCCGTTGTAGTAGCCGGTGACGAGATAGTCGATGCTGCCTGAATCCAGCTTGGTGAAGTTCATGTAGACCTTCTGCGCCGACTGCACCGTAAGGTGCTCGCGCAGGAACTCGTCGAAGCCGCCGCCGAACTGGTTGCCCTGCGTGACGGCGCCGCGCTTGCCGACCAGGTCCTGCCAGCCGGCATAGGCGAAGCGCCGCTCGCGCGCGACGAAGACCGCGATCGGATTGGAGAACAGCGGCACCGAGGTATAGGCCAGGTATTGCAGGCGCTCGGGCGTCTTCTTCAGCGATGCCACCATCGCCACGTCGCCGCTCTCGGCCTCCTTGAGCACCCGATGGAAGGGGCCGACGTAACGTATCTCGAAGGGAATCTCCAGCGCCGTCAGCGCGCGCCGGGCGATCTCGATGCTGGCCCCGGTCAGTTGCTTGCCGTCGTACCAATGCAAGGGCGCGTAATCGGAGTCGGCCGAGACCACCAGCTTGGTGCATTCGGCCGCGCGGGCCGGGGTGATGACTGCCATCGTCGCCAGCAGCAGGGCCGGCAGGAAAGTCTTCATGGCGTCTCCTCATGGCGTCTGCGGTATGCGTGGCGGCAACATGCCGCCCGCCTCCCTGTTCTTCTTGTTGTTACGATCCAGCATAAACAGCGCCGCCGCGCGATGCAACCGCGCGCGCATCTTTGCTGCGGCATGCGGGGCGGCGCCGCAACAGCAAACAGGCCGGAACAAAAAAACTTTTTGCTCTGAACATCGCCGCAGCCGCTTCTTCCCCGTTGTTGCCCTTGGAATACTTTTGCTATTTCAAAGGAAGCCGCATGAGCGCCACCCAGCCCCCTCGCATCAAAGGCGTACTGTCCCCGGTACTGACGCCCTTTGGTCCCGACCTCGAACCCGATGCCCGCGCCTTCGTCGCCCACTGCCGCTGGCTGGTGCGCCAGGGCGCGGGCCTAGCCGTCTTCGGCACCAACTCCGAGGCCAACTCGCTGTCGGCCGACGAGCGCATCGCGCTGACCGATGCACTGCTGGAGTCGGGCGTGCCGCCGGCGCTGCTGATGCCCGGCACGGGCACCTGCGCCCTGCCCGACACCGTGCGCCTGACGCGTCACGCGGTGCGCGCCGGCGCGGCCGGGGTACTGATGCTGCCGCCGTTCTACTACAAGAATGTCAGCGACGACGGCCTGTTCGCCTATTTCTCGGAGGTGATCGAACGTGTCGGCGAGAGCCGGCTGGCGGTCTACCTGTATCACTTCCCGGCGATGTCGGCCACGCCGGTCTCGCTGGCGCTGATCGAACGGCTGTTGAAGCGCTATCCCGGCACGATCGCCGGCGTGAAGGACTCCTCCGGCGACTGGGCCAACATGGAGGCCATGATCCGCAATTTCGGGCAGGACGGCTTCGACGTCTTCCCCGGCGCCGAGACCTTTCTCAACCGCGCCATCGAAGCCGGCGGCGCCGGCTGCATCAGCGCCACCGTCAACGTCAACCCGGCGGCCATCGTCGCCATCTGGCGCAGCGAGGATGCGCAGCAGCGCCGCCTCCTGCAGGACCGCGCCGACGCCATCCGCAAGATCTTCCAGTCGCAGCCGATGATCCCCGCCATGAAACATGCGATCGCGCACTGGTCCGGCCGGCGCGACTGGCGCACGGTGCGCCCGCCGCTGGCGGCGTTGAGCGATACTGCGGGTGCGGCGCTGGCGGCGCAGCTGGAAGCGGCCGGCTTCGGCATTCCGGATGCGCATGAGCTGGCCTGAACGCCCTTGCGATAATCACAACGACAGGAGACCGACATGAGCAAAACAGAGAAGCCGGACACAGGAATGCAGCGCGGCTTGACCTCCTACGGCGACCGCGGATTTTCGCTGTTCCTGCGCAAGGCATTCATCAAGGGCGCGGGCTATACCGACGAGGCGCTGAACCGGCCGGTGATCGGCATCGTCAACACCGGCAGCGCCTACAACCCTTGCCACGGCAACATGCCGCAGCTGATCGAGGCGGTCAAGCGCGGCGTCATGCTGGCCGGCGGCTTGCCGATGGACTTCCCCACCATCTCCATCCATGAGAGCTTCGCCGCGCCGACCTCGATGTACCTGCGCAACCTGATGTCGATGGATACCGAGGAGATGATCCGCGCCCAGCCCATGGATGCGGTGGTGCTCATCGGCGGCTGCGACAAGACCGTGCCGGCGCAGCTGATGGGCGCGGCCTCGGCCGAGATCCCCGCGATCCAGCTGATCACCGGTTCCATGCTGACGGGCTCCCATCGCGGCGAGCGCGTGGGCGCCTGCACCGATTGCCGCCGTTACTGGGCCAAGTACCGCGCCGAGGAGATCGACGACGACGAGATCGCCGACGTCAACAACCAGCTGGTGGCCAGCGTGGGCACCTGTTCGGTGATGGGCACGGCCAGCACCATGGCCTGCATCGCCGAGGCGCTCGGCATGACGGTGCCCGGCGGCGCCACGCCGCCGGCGGTGACGGCCGACCGCATCCGCGTGGCCGAGGAGACCGGCGCGCGCGCCGTGGCGCTGGCGGGAAGCGGGCTGACAGTGGGCAAGATCCTCACCGAAAAGGCCTTCGACAATGCGCTGCGCATGCTGCTGGCCATCGGCGGCTCGACCAACGCCATCGTGCACCTGGCCGCCATCGCCGGCCGCGTCGGGCTGGAGATCGATCTCGCCCGGCTCGACCGCATGGGCCGCGAGACGCCGGTGCTGCTGGACCTCAAGCCCACCGGCGCGCATTACATGGAAGACCTGCACAAGGCTGGCGGCGTGGCCACGCTGCTGCGCGAACTCAAGCCGCTACTGCACCTCGACGCGATGACGATCAACGGCATCACGCTGGGCGAGCAGCTGGAGGCGCAAGGCCCGGGCTTCAGCCAGGACGTGGTGCGCAGCTTCGACCGGCCGATCTTCCCGCAGGGCGGGCTGGCGGTTTTGCGCGGCAACCTGGCGCCGGGCGGCGCCATCATCAAGCAATCGGCAGCCGATCCCAAGCTGATGGAGCACGAGGGCCGCGCCGTGGTGTTCGATAACCTGCAGGACCTGGCCGAACGCATCGACGACGAGGCGCTGGACGTGCGCGCCGACGACATCCTGGTGCTCAAGAACATCGGCCCGCTGGGCGCGCCCGGCATGCCCGAGGCCGGCTACATCCCGATCCCGCGCAAGCTGGCGCGCGCCGGCGTGAAGGACATGGTGCGCATTTCCGACGGCCGCATGAGCGGCACCGCCTTCGGCAGCATCGTGCTGCACGTCACGCCCGAGGCCGCCATCGGCGGTCCGCTGGCGTATGCGCGCAGCGGCGACCGCATCCGGCTGTCGGTATCGCGGCGCGAGATTTCATTGCTGGTATCTGAGCAGGAGCTGGAACAGCGCCGGCAGCAGCAGCCGGTGGTCAAGCCGGTCGCCGGACGCGGCTACCGCAAGCTGTTCCTGGAGAACGTGACGCAGGCCGACCAGGGCGTGGACTTTGAATTCCTGCGCGCGGAAAAGCTGCAGCGCAAGACGCCCTGAGTTGCTTCAGGCGGCCGCCGGGCCGGCGTCGAAGACCTGCGCAGCCTGCTCGGCGAACATGCGCGCCAGCGCCACGTGAGGCGAATGGCGCGCCACGATCAGGCCCACGCGGCGCACCGGCGGGCGATCCGGCAGCGCGATCCTGATCAGCGCCTGCCCGCCCTCCCAGTGCTGCGACCAGTCCGGCAGCAGCGACACCCCCAGCCCCTTGCCGACCATCGCGGCCACGGCCAGCAGGCTGTCGATCTCCAGCCGCTGGTGCGGCACGATGTCGTGGTCGCGCAGGTAGCGCTCGGCCAGCTGGCCGCCCAGCACATTGCGGTTGTAGCGGATGAAGGGTTCGCGCCGCAGCAGCTCGTGCGGATCCGTCTCCCGGGTACCGGCCGGCGCGATCACCACCAGCGGCTCTTCCATCAGCGCCATCCATTCGCAGGTCTTGGGCATGGCGAACTGCGGCTCCACCACCACTGCCGCATCCAGCTCGCCGGCGGCGACCTTGCGGCAAAGATCGACCGAGGCGCCCGGCTCGACGAACAGGCTGGCATGCGGATAACGCCGATAGAAACCCTGCAGCAGCAGCGGCAGCACGCTGGTCATGGCCGAGAAGAACACACCCAGGCGCAGCTCGCCGAGCTCGACCCGGCCGTCGCGCGCCAGCGCCTGCATGTCGCGCGCCGAGCGCAGCAGCGCGTGGGCGCTCTCCAGCACCTTCATGCCTTCGGCAGTGGGACGCACCGAGCGGCCGGAACGCTGGATCAGCGGCGCGGCCAGCTCTTCCTCCAGCGAGCGCACGCGCGCGGCCACCGCGGCCGCGGTCAGGTCGAGCTTGCGCGCGGCGGCGGCCAGCGAACCGGCTTCCACCACCGCCACGAAACTCTGCACGTATCGGATATCCATCGGGGTCTTTTCATCGTCGGGACTTGTCAGGGCAGTGTACCCGTTGCTTCTTCGACCCGCCGCGGAAATGTCTTGTAACGAAATGCGGGAGCTTTGTCAGCTTCGCGCCTCGGCCATGCCAGGCCCCTTGCCGACTGCAGAGTTCGCATCCACGATGCCGCGCAGCCGCAACGCCGGCAAGGCTTTGCGGCCGATGGCCGACATCGCGCTCAGGTGAAGCAAGCCGGCAATGGCCGCTGCCGGCGACCATTCCGGCCCGCCTTTGCTGTCGGACGCGCGCGAATCGTCCGACACGAACAAGCTCGGGTCTCCGACTGCCGAGCGCCGCGCCGCTTCCTATCATGACTTTACGCTTTCGCACTTGTGAAGCGAAACGACACCAATGAAAGGAGCACAGCCATGTCCAGAAAGATCATCACCGCAGCATTGCTGGCCAGCGCAGCATTCGCCGGCGCCGCCTACGCGCAGTCGTACGATCAGGGAGGCGCCGCTTACCAGACGCAGCAGCAATACGATTCGTCTGCGCAAACCCAGTACTACAACTATCAGGGCGACCAGACCACGCCGCCCAGCTATTCGCAGGAGCAGGGTTACAACGGCCAGTACGTGGACCACCGCGCTTCTGAGATGCGCGCCAACCAGCCGGACGTGTACGCACGCGACCTGAAGGACGGCCCGATGGGCACCTCGCCCGGTTCCTGATGCGTGGGCAGGAACGCTGCGCGTGAGCGCAGTCCATGACAACGACACAAGGAGCACGGCATGAAGAGCAAGCTGAAATTGTTAGGCGCATTGATGGTCGCGGGCGCATTCAGTACCGGCGCCCTCGCCCAGACTGCGGCCACGCCGCCGGCCGGCGGCGATGCGGCGCCGACCAAGGCGGAACAAAAAGCCGCCAAGAAGGCGCAGAAGAAGCAGAAGCGCGACCAGCAGAACCAGCTCAACAAGGGCGCAGGCGGCCCGCCGGAAACCTCGGGCAAGCCGCTGCCGGCAGCCGGCACCGGCAGCCAGTGAGCAGGCGCAGCAGCAACCAAGCCCCGTCCTTGCGACGGGGCTTTTTCATGTGCGTCATGTGCGGGACTTATAGCGGGACTTAGCGATACTTATTGCGGTGACCGGCTGGAGCGGCTCGCGGGGCTTTCGGCCGATGCAGGTGGGCTTCCTGCAGCCATTGCCGCGCGTCAACCCTGCTGGGGTTCGACGGCGCATTCCGGCTGCAGCCTGAGCGGCTCGCCGCCGGGGCAAACGCCGGGCGTACCGACGATGCTCATCTCGATCACGGCGCCGTCGCGCTGCGGCATGTCGGCGTCGATGCCCAGATCGAAGCGACGGATGTCCACGTGGTACTTCTCGGCGGTGATCTTGTACAGCGCGGCGGCGATGGCGGTCTCCAGTTGCTGTACCGAAACGTTCTTCAACGCGCGCTTGGCGGCTTTCTTGTCCAGGGTATTCATTGCGGCTCCTATCGGCGCATGGCCGTCTACCTCGACAGATTAACCAAGCAGGTGTAAAAACAGCATCGGGGATTCCCTGATCAGGGGCGCCGTCCGGCAAGCGCGGCACTCAGGTAAATCCCGATGTGAAAAGGCGAGCCCATCCACTACCCTGCTTGCAGGATCGATGGAGGGCTGGCCGTTTCACCCGCCGTCGGTAGTTGCAGGATCAACCGATAAAGCGCCCGCCATGTTCTTGACGAAAAGAACTTCACCTGTCTGCATCGCCACGCTGTTTGTGGTGCTGGCCTGCCTCGCCCTGGTCGGGCTGGACAGCTGGCGCACCTGGCAGGCGCGCGAAGACCTGCTCAAGGAAGCCGCGGTCGATACCTCCAACATGGCGCAGGCGCTGGCGCAGCATGCCGACCAGACCTACCATGAGGCCGACCTGGCCTTGCAGGTGCTGCTGGAGCACGTGGCCGAGGACGGCCTGGGCGAGCGCTCGCTGCAGCGCATCGGCCGCCAGCTGATGGCGCAGGTCAACGAGCTGCCGCAGCTGCACGGCCTGTTCATGTATGACGAGACCGGGCGCTGGCTGGTCAGTTCGCAGCGCACGCTGCTGACCCAGTACAACAATGCCGACCGCGCCTACTTCATCTATCACAAGCAGCACAACGACATGCTGCCCTACGTGGGCGCGCCGGTGCAGAGCCGCTCCACCGGCGACTGGATCTTCACCATCAGCCGCCGCGTCAACAAGCCCGACGGCTCCTTCGGCGGGGTGGTCTTGGCCACCTTGTCGCTGAACTACTTCAAGAACTACTACCAGAGTTTCAACGTCGGCCGGCGCGGGGCGATCCTGTTCGCGCTCAACAACGGCACCACGTTGATCCGCCGCACCGTCGACACCGCCACCACCAACAAGAGCCTGGCCGATGTCCCCATCTTCCGCGACTATGCCGCCAAGAGCGAGAGTGGCACCGTGGAACTGGTGGCGGTATCGGACGGCGAGCTGCGCATCAACAGTTACGTGCACCTGCGGCGCTATCCGATGTTCATGACGGTGGCCGTCTCCAAGGACGAGGTGCTGACCAACTGGCGCCACGACGCCTACATGCGCACCATCGGCGTGCTGTTCCTGGCAGGCGTGCTGGCCACCATGGGCCGGCGCATGGTGCGCCAGGTGAAGTCGCAGGTGCGCTCGGAATACGAAGCGGTCAGCGCCCGCACCAAGTCCGACCAGCTCAATGCGACGCTGGTCCAGCTGGCCATGCACGATGGCCTCACCGGCCTGCCCAACCGCCGCCATTTCGACCGCACGGTCGCCGCCGAACTGGCGCGCCAGGGCAAGGAAAAGGGCGCGCTGTCGCTGATCATGATCGACGTCGATCACTTCAAGCTGTACAACGACATCTACGGCCACACCAAGGGCGACGAGTGCCTCAAGGCGGTGGCGCGCGCCATCGGCGCCTCGCGCAAGCGCTCGCGCGACCTGGCTGCTCGCTACGGCGGCGAGGAGTTCGCGCTGGTGCTGCCCGATTGCGACATCCACGGCGCCATGTCGCTGGCCTACAGCGTGCGCCAGGCGGTGACCGACCTGCACCTGCCGCACTCGGGCGCCAAGAGCGGCCACGTGACCATCAGCGTGGGCGTGGCCTCGCTGCATCCGGTGCAGGAGAACGACAGCGTGCTGGCGCTCATCGAGCATGCCGACCAGGCGCTTTACCAGGCCAAGCAAAGCGGACGCGACCGTATCGTCACCTATCCGGGCAATCTCAAGATCATCGATCCGACGGCGCCGCGCAAGTTCGCGCCGGCGCGCAGCCGCCAGAAAAGCTGAATCCCGGCGCGGCGATCACGCGCATACCGTAGAATCGCGCTTTTGCCCGGGCGCATCGGCCGCCATTCCATGAACCACCAAGAAATCAGACTAGGCATCGGCTTGTCCGTCTTCGCCTCGGCGCTGTTCGCCTTCCTGTCCGGCTATACCCGCCTGCTGGCGCCGCTGGACGGCCTCGACATCTTCTCCTGGCGCATCCTGTGCACCACCGCCGCGGTGCTGGCGCTGATCGCCTGGCGCCGCCATGGCGGCCAGCTGCGCGCGGCCTGCGCCGAGGTGCTGGCCGATCCGCGCAAGCTGCTGGTGCTGGCCGGCATGGCCGCGATGCTGGGCGTCCAGCAATGGCTGTTCCTGTGGGCGCCGGTCAACGGCCGCGCGCTGGAGGTATCGCTGGGCTACTTCCTGCTG
This genomic window contains:
- a CDS encoding substrate-binding domain-containing protein produces the protein MPTPRLRATLAASLLIAATLQAGARADDLKILAAGAIAPVVRAVAADFEQRSGVHVTVENATAGVMDKRIRGGEAFDAAVVPDGVLDKLGRDRYVQPGSARPIARVGIGVAVKEGAPAPAIATVAQFRRALLDAPSVALIDPQAGGSSGIYLEWLFYKLGIAAQMRAKQVLVPGGLVAQKLVDGSAALALHQESEILQVKGARLVGPLPAPIQSYTTYAGAIGSHAAAPAAAHAFLTLFAAAPAREEMQRHGMTPQ
- a CDS encoding type 1 glutamine amidotransferase domain-containing protein, coding for MSIKTVLFILTNAGEIGPNKRATGYFFPEVAHPLEVFEHAGVAVEYASPLGGTPPEDGYDANDPAQLAFRNSLAIRRMARSRKLSEVDVLDYDAIFFPGGLGPMVDIAADPEVKRAIARAWDAGKIVSAVCHGPAAFLGVTLADGSPLLRGRKLTSFSNEEEANYAQADVPFLLEDALRAEGAHYSATDPWQSRVVVDGRLLTGQNPASGGPLAQAIVKAFNEVQP
- a CDS encoding SDR family oxidoreductase, with translation MSAKYALVTGASSGIGRAVALGLLEAGYHVALAARNRPALEAVIAEAGPQAARRALAVSADVGDAASVEALFAQVEAQWGRLDLLFNNAGVFTPQSSIEDLAVDDWKKAVDINLTGSFLCTRQAFRLMKKQAPQGGRIINNGSISAHAPRPRAAAYTATKHAITGLTKAASLDGRAYNIACGQIDIGNVVSDMSELMAKGTLQADGSLKVEPRMGMDNVVRAILYMDSLPLDANVQFMTVMASHMPFIGRG
- a CDS encoding DsbA family oxidoreductase, with the translated sequence MSKTLKIDFVSDVVCPWCAVGLGGLDAALERISQEAVADITFHPFELNPNMPADGQEQLEHITGKYGISPEQARANREQIRLRAATVGFAMNRDDASRVYNTFDAHRLLAWAKEEGKQVTLKRALLKAYFTDGLKIDDVGVLAALAESAGLDGAQARAVLASDRFAQEVKEEEALWASRGIRSVPAVIVNDRYLIEGGQPPEAFEQQLRAILAAPAAA
- a CDS encoding putative quinol monooxygenase produces the protein MSAADAITVVARWQPAGNALGEVLSLAAEMRKRSLQEPGCLGYEVYRSPEAPDTVLLVERYRDAAALEAHKQSPHYQALVVELVLPLLADRKVDLLRAWVAP
- a CDS encoding LysR family transcriptional regulator; protein product: MADASPILDELRAMAVFATVVRAGSFAAGARALGLTRAVVSHHVRALETKLGVPLAQRSTRSFSLTPAGEAFRVHCERLLDEAHDGIRGMELLRAEPRGEVRITCSHHFGNKRILPALLEFRRRYPAIRLHVAMNDSNVDLVQQGMELAVRAGPLADSSLVARRLVREPTMLCAAPSYLRRYRAPATVQELDQHRWVVYPPSQKSMTVRAGEQDFQVAIRGDIATDSAASRLAFVLAGEGLARLPAYDAAALIASGELVQVLPEAQTAPLEIYLVHSQKVGPSARLLRDFLLESARENGG
- a CDS encoding substrate-binding periplasmic protein; the protein is MKTFLPALLLATMAVITPARAAECTKLVVSADSDYAPLHWYDGKQLTGASIEIARRALTALEIPFEIRYVGPFHRVLKEAESGDVAMVASLKKTPERLQYLAYTSVPLFSNPIAVFVARERRFAYAGWQDLVGKRGAVTQGNQFGGGFDEFLREHLTVQSAQKVYMNFTKLDSGSIDYLVTGYYNGQVYLSQTNQSDRFVALRPYVSETDNFIALSKASPCVKYLPRINAQLELMQSRGELRAVLERQAAEMKINAHVATAAPK